The Daphnia carinata strain CSIRO-1 chromosome 9, CSIRO_AGI_Dcar_HiC_V3, whole genome shotgun sequence nucleotide sequence TGTCTTTTAGGTTAACGCCTACACACAAAgccaaacaaattttcttattgattttttattcgaaccgaaactgtaaaaaaaaaaaaaaatgttggctgGGCGATTTGAACGCACGCATCTACCGTATCGTCACATCAACATGGCGAACACTTTCTGTTGTAGCTTGGCAACGTTTCTTTATGactccccctctctctctctcaggAGCTTCGTAGACATTGTTGATTGTTACTGACAACCAaacacaacacacaaaaacaacatACAAGGTCGTCGTGAAAGGGGCTTCGTTTAGGGACATTTTTTGAACGGTGGAACGCTGTTGAGATAGTGGAACTGAACATACATAATCATCCCGGAGGATGTGTAGAAGcactcaaagaaaaaaaaaaaaaagtagacgAAAGACATTGACAGAGGGAGAACgaaaaatttgtaaataataataataaaaaaaaaaaaggaattttcggAACTCTAAGGACAAGGGAGAGGGAATTTCTTTGTTGGATGTATAGTTCCAGGACAAGcccacgcaaaaaaaaaaaaaaatggaaataagaaaacatgTCCATCTCTAATCTGAAAGAAATCgtcgaaaagggaaaagtcgTTTGTCCGAATCTGAAGGTCGCCATCAGTCGCCATTGGAATTTCCCCCCCTGAAGACGCAATCATCATATTATGCATACATATAGGCTCCCATACGTAGGAGATCCTGGCTCGTAGTAGTAAGAATACCGCTAACTTTTAGTCCGTTCCAAAgtataatttgaaaaagaaacgcgcaTATTTTTCGTGATGGATCCGCGTGAAAACATGTCAACTGAATTGCACAGCTAATTGACACTGTGCCACCTAGCGATATGAAAtttccctttcatttgcggttttttttttttttcttacacgTGACCCTGATGCGCAAGAATCGTAAGCAAAAGAGATCACCATTGAGATGGAATTGTTTGTTTGGGTAATGGCCGTTTTCTACGCGTCTATCCATGTTTGGCAATCTACCCATTGCGGCTTATATACCCAACCAAAAGCTAAAGCAAACACTGGGGGGTTtttaagagagagagagagagttgtgGGGATGCAACAGTGTGGCTTATTTGATTGTGACAAAGAGATTCTCgctgataaaaattcttttttttttttttttcaagaaggTGTTGAAGcgcaaattgaaaaaaaaaagctgtggGCTGCCGTGCACATTCATCAACTACTGAGAGCGTGATGAATCGGACGAATTGGCCTAACAAAACACAATACATTTTCTCTGGGTGCTAAGATAGACGGTGGTTTTCTTGACGTTCTGGTCCAGTGAGAGTTTTTTTGAACGAAATAGAAATCTATTGCCTACAAAACAGCTTCTGTAAGCCGCAGCAGCCGGAAAAATTGTTCACCATGATTATTTGGGCTCGGCGATGCATGAGAAATTTTTCATGCACACGTTCGCGTTTCACACCCACAGAGAGACAAAAATCCCTATTGTTGCATTCCGATTTCTCGTGGAAATAGGGGACGCATTAGCAATCAAGTTGTCACGCGCCAACCATTCGACCAAGGAAAGCGAAAGAATTCCATACAAAACAATATGCATTGGCTGATTTCCCTCTCTAATTATGTCTGCATGCATGCATGCATGAGACAGACAGCACAACAAATGGCCATTCAAGGTGTTGCAACATTTGCAACTATATTTTGGCAAattttgtcaaacaaaaagggTGACACCATGTTTAGCAtgcccttttttatttgagcagtgagagagagagaaaaaacttGACTTGTTAATTTCAATGTTTGAGGCAAAGTTTTGTTTGCGAAACATGTTGTCACACCAAACTGTCAGAAGCTGTTTGAAGAAGTTTCAAGTCATGGTGCAGCACTGCACTGGCGAAATGGAAAGTACGACAAAATGCCAAGTCATTATTGCGGAATCGAAAGGCTGGTGTGCCGGGACCCAAAACGTATTACGTGACCCAACACCTGGTTCTAGAAAAGACATGGCGTAGGCCAGCCACACAGTAGGATTCGAAATCTGACGTCAATCCCACACATATACATAATTCTCTTACCTTTTGTGAACTTCAGGGACGAACAAAGGCCGAACATTCCGACGATTTCGCTGAGCACGAATGCGTAAAAAGTCACactgtttgaattcatttcatttgaatttcgaGAAAGCTCTCCTCGTCGACTGTTGCCATGTGGCGCCTAACATTTAGCTGTTCCTAGTTGAAAATCccaccactagatggcgtaagaAGCCTAGCTTTTTCCCACACCTAAAATCGAAtccaaaattcattttgaaactgcgacaaatatttgttttctttgccaaGATAAACCGAAACAAAGATAGCACTGAACGCTACGCTCACTTCGTAATccctcacaaaaaaaaaaagaaaaaggaaagagacgCAAGAAATAAAATTGCGCCATCGATTGCCGAACAGTGCGCACGCGTCATAATTCACAACttcggtgaaaaaaaaaaaacagtttctCTTCCTTCGTCGTTCGATCGAATAAGATAATAACAAGAAAGCTTTTGACAACGAGACTTTAGTTAAGATCGTTTGTTACGTCTTTGCAAACCTGAACAAAAACATGTTCCGTCATCACTTTCACGAGAATGACGTGTCATAACAAGTTCAATGGATTCTCAAATAAACGAccgaaatttgtttttctgtttgtttgtttttttggcgaCGTGCATTTGTAATTGTCTTCAGAGAATTAAGGATGACGGGAGAggaagataaagaaaacaaacttacATCACTGGCAAAAAAATGTACACATTAAGACACACATTGACACCCAACATTTACAGCACACACTCACACGCTCAgtttcatcttcgtcgtgTAAAAATACCAAgaattgcaaattttttgtaataataacttctttttttttgccttttcttcaTTCAATGGAAGCTAATGTAGCCcaagtgatttttgttttttgctagAAGCCAATTTCAAATGACGTCATCTCTTCCaactggcccttttttttctctctttgccaATGGTCCGTCTGTACTAGATTATCAAAGTTATGAATGAAATGTAAACAGCCATGTACATCCATTGGGAGGAGCAACACgtaaataaaggaaaaaagtgGATACACTGAGTGAAGGATTATTTTGATGatgcagacacacacacaaacagcacacacacacacacacacacatttaaGTGAGAAATGAGGAGTAGGATATTGtagttgtaattttttttttttttaaatcgtatTCATTTGAATGAGAATACCGAACAGCCATTGGCCTTTCCGAATtcagaatgaagaaaagaaaatcaaagaaaattgacgccatgcatttttttctcctctgcaaaaaaaaaatcaaggggAAAACATTCCTACAATCATTGTTTGTCACACGAATTTATAATAATTAACTATAACGAAATTTGCAAGACTACCAGGTAAGTCttcgaatattttttcttttaccctcTACGACATCGTCCTTCACACTCCCgcagttttcttgttttctttaaattaggACATTaagcaaattgaaaaaaaaaaaggaaacggatCCGAATTTTTGCTGGATGGCTAttcgaaaaaaaggggggaggggcgCGGAGGAAAATCTTGAATATTTTACATTCATGGACgatactaaaaaaaaggacacgaTCCAGCGCGCAAGACATTGGTAAAGGGGAACTaggtgtgtatgtgtgtgtgtgtatgggtGAGGATTGTGAAGTTGACAGCAAAGTGCTACAACAACGACAGCAACAACATGATATTGATGTGAGgctgataataataattaattgtttttttgttttgtttttatccagcGCGtacaagaaagagagaaaaaggaggggaatGAGATCGAAGAGGATTTATCTTCTTCCTTGTCCCATCGCGATTCGTTTGGCCTCAGATGTCCGTCTTTTCCTTGCATTTCTGCCAAATCTGCCCGAAGAAACTGGGAGGGtagcagggggggggggggggaataatgGAGGTAAATTTAACTTTCTCAACAAAATCAAACCtagcgttctttttttctctacgaACCAATCGTTTTCAAAATGAGGTGTTTTAATGTGGGTGGTTCGTCGgtatgccaaaaaaaaaacacacatacgaaataaacggaaaaaaaaaaacaaacaacaaaacttAAGATGATGAAAGGACGTCATCTAAGTTGACCGATGTCCGGCTTGCTGTTGATGTTGCTGTGGCTGCAGAGGTTGCTGGGCACCGTAGCCGTGCATGTGCTGTGAGGTGAGGTAGGCCGCCGTCGGATTGGGCGATGTAGAATAGAtacctgaaaataaaaagaatacaCAAGTTGTAGCagcaggttttctttttgtgcgtgtctatgttaaaaaaaaaaaaaaaaaaacaacaacaaaaacaacatttccGGCAGAACAAACGAGTTGAAACCGGCGTGACCAAGAATAGAGAGAATCGAGGGAGCACGTGATCGACCAAAATAAGTTCCCAACACAACCCTCTCTCTCACGcgttgtgtttctttttttaaaactatgcTCGGcgtgaaaatacaaaaaaaaaaggggggaccACAAAAGCACTACAAGAAGATGCTGGAAAatgtacatttctttttttttttttttttttgcaaccaCATACCTGGCGAAGTCCCGTATTTATCTGAAGCTGAAAGTTTGGCAAAGGCGGCCAGGGCGTCAGGAAAATTGGGAGGTGTCGCTGGCGTGTTGGCTGGCGTAcacaactgcaaaaaaaagaaacagaatttcaaaattataattttagcAAATGTTTCAACAAGAACGTTAATCAAGTATGGCCATCATGTCGCCGCTAGATTTCCATCGAACCGGtttggaaaacaacaacagctcgAGGGCTTGTTAAATACACGGGTtcaaaaatgatgaagaaaagagaaatgctGTTGAATACAAAGAGAGAGACGCACCTGATTGTAATGGAGGTGGGCATGGCCGGCTCCTCCGCAATTGGCCACGCTGACTTCTTGGAAGAAAATACTTAAGGCCGTCTGTTTATCCGTCGTTTTTTTGAAGGACGAAA carries:
- the LOC130689064 gene encoding UBA-like domain-containing protein 1, which codes for MDSLREQVMINQFVLAAGCAREQARQLLQAAHWQFETALSIFFQEVSVANCGGAGHAHLHYNQLCTPANTPATPPNFPDALAAFAKLSASDKYGTSPGIYSTSPNPTAAYLTSQHMHGYGAQQPLQPQQHQQQAGHRST